A region of Streptomyces sp. NBC_01788 DNA encodes the following proteins:
- a CDS encoding Pls/PosA family non-ribosomal peptide synthetase produces MVEKSADILMPGPDEPVIAGHAGTIPAATETEKELAGILADVVHAEHVPPDSHFFDDLGANSLVMAQFCARVRKRSDLPSVSMRDIYRNPTVRSLAEALAVAASAAVGTPATAAPAAPAGGTPAPAGAAPSTARYVLCGAAQLAIFLGYSVVVGMFTARAYEWVASGTGLVDIYLRSLLFGTGGFILLCVFPVAAKWILVGRWKAGEFPVWSAAYLRFWILKVLLHANPMVLFIGNPVYVMYLRALGARIGRDVTILSHSVPVCTDLLTIGAGTVIRKDTFFLCYRAHAGRIQTGRIDLGRDVFIGEKSVLDIDTSMGDGSQLGHSSALYRGQHVPAGERRHGSPAQPTSVDHIRVEPARCGTLRRAAFGLTSLLQLFLLYLPLGVGGVYILFSQVPALRDRLEAGTTLSTMPKFLADTLVVSAVLFFGGLVVGLAVLFTVPRLLSLAVKPDRVYPLYGFQYALHRTVAGLTNIKFFPWLCGDSSYIVPYLRRLGYDLSRVEQTGSNFGTEVQHETPFLVSVGSGTMVADGLSVINAEYSSTSFKVSRASIGAHNFLGNNIAYPAGARTGDNCLLATKVMVPLDGELREGVGLLGSPSFEIPRSVERDTRFDHLRTGDALRRSLAAKNRYNLRSMALFLLLRWVLAAMLTGLALACVDLYGTLGHVVIAGYLALTLALTAGYFILVERVIAAFRALRPRLCSIYDPYFWWHERLWKVPDEWLEVFNGTPFKTLVWRLMGVRIGRRVFDDGCYITERTLTVIGDDCVLNAGSKIQCHSQEDGTFKSDRTTLGSDCTLGIGAHVHYGVTVGDGAVLAPDSFLMKGEEVPARAEWGGNPAAPTAK; encoded by the coding sequence ATGGTGGAGAAGTCTGCCGACATCTTGATGCCCGGGCCGGACGAACCCGTGATCGCCGGGCACGCAGGCACCATCCCGGCGGCGACGGAGACAGAAAAGGAACTCGCCGGAATTCTGGCGGACGTCGTACACGCCGAGCACGTCCCGCCCGACAGTCACTTCTTCGACGACCTGGGCGCCAACTCCCTTGTCATGGCGCAGTTCTGCGCACGGGTCCGGAAAAGATCCGATCTGCCGTCGGTGTCCATGAGGGACATCTACCGCAACCCCACGGTCCGCAGCCTGGCGGAAGCTCTCGCGGTCGCCGCTTCGGCCGCCGTCGGCACACCGGCGACGGCGGCCCCGGCGGCACCCGCGGGCGGGACGCCGGCACCGGCCGGGGCGGCACCGAGCACGGCGCGCTACGTGCTGTGCGGAGCGGCCCAATTGGCCATTTTCCTCGGGTATTCAGTCGTCGTCGGAATGTTCACGGCCCGGGCGTACGAGTGGGTCGCCTCGGGGACGGGACTCGTCGACATCTATCTGCGGTCATTGCTGTTCGGGACCGGCGGATTCATCCTCCTGTGCGTCTTCCCGGTCGCGGCGAAGTGGATTCTCGTCGGCCGCTGGAAGGCCGGAGAATTCCCGGTGTGGAGTGCGGCCTATCTCCGCTTCTGGATCCTCAAGGTGCTCCTGCACGCGAATCCGATGGTTCTCTTCATCGGAAACCCGGTGTACGTGATGTACCTGCGGGCCCTGGGCGCGCGGATCGGCAGGGACGTCACGATCCTCTCCCACTCCGTGCCGGTCTGCACCGACCTGCTCACCATCGGCGCGGGCACGGTGATCCGCAAGGACACGTTCTTCCTCTGCTACCGCGCGCACGCCGGGCGCATCCAGACCGGCCGGATCGACCTCGGCCGGGACGTCTTCATCGGCGAGAAGTCGGTGCTCGACATCGACACCTCGATGGGCGACGGCTCACAGCTCGGCCACTCCTCCGCCCTGTATCGGGGCCAGCACGTGCCGGCCGGCGAACGCCGGCACGGCTCCCCGGCGCAGCCCACGTCGGTCGACCACATCAGGGTCGAACCGGCCCGGTGCGGCACCCTGCGGCGGGCGGCTTTCGGGCTGACCTCCCTGCTCCAGCTGTTCCTGCTGTACCTGCCGCTCGGCGTCGGTGGCGTCTACATACTGTTCTCGCAGGTTCCGGCGCTGCGCGACCGGCTGGAAGCGGGGACGACCCTGTCCACGATGCCGAAGTTCCTCGCCGACACCCTGGTCGTGTCCGCCGTGCTGTTCTTCGGCGGGCTCGTCGTGGGCCTGGCCGTGCTGTTCACGGTGCCCCGGCTGCTGAGCCTGGCCGTCAAACCCGACCGGGTCTATCCGCTCTACGGCTTCCAGTACGCGCTGCACCGCACGGTGGCCGGCCTGACGAACATCAAGTTCTTCCCCTGGCTCTGCGGCGACAGCTCCTACATCGTCCCCTACCTGCGCCGGCTCGGATACGACCTGTCCCGGGTGGAGCAGACCGGCTCGAACTTCGGCACCGAGGTGCAGCACGAGACGCCGTTCCTGGTGTCCGTCGGCAGCGGCACGATGGTGGCCGACGGGCTCTCCGTCATCAACGCCGAATACTCCAGCACGTCCTTCAAGGTGAGCCGGGCGTCAATCGGCGCGCACAACTTCCTCGGCAACAACATCGCCTATCCGGCGGGGGCCAGGACGGGCGACAACTGCCTGCTCGCGACGAAGGTGATGGTCCCCCTCGACGGCGAACTGCGCGAAGGTGTCGGGCTGCTCGGCTCACCGTCCTTCGAGATCCCCCGTTCGGTGGAGCGCGACACCCGCTTCGACCACCTCAGGACCGGCGACGCCCTGCGCCGCAGCCTCGCCGCGAAGAACCGCTACAACCTCCGCTCCATGGCGCTGTTCCTGCTGCTGCGCTGGGTGCTCGCCGCCATGCTCACGGGACTCGCTCTGGCCTGCGTCGACCTCTACGGCACGCTGGGTCACGTGGTGATCGCCGGGTATCTGGCCCTCACCCTGGCCCTCACGGCCGGCTACTTCATCCTGGTGGAGCGGGTCATCGCCGCCTTCCGCGCCCTGCGCCCCCGCCTGTGCTCGATCTACGACCCGTACTTCTGGTGGCACGAGCGGCTGTGGAAGGTGCCGGACGAATGGCTCGAGGTGTTCAACGGGACCCCGTTCAAGACTCTCGTCTGGCGCCTGATGGGCGTGCGCATCGGCCGCCGGGTCTTCGACGACGGCTGCTACATCACGGAGCGGACGCTCACCGTCATCGGTGACGACTGCGTGCTGAACGCGGGCAGCAAGATCCAGTGCCACTCCCAGGAGGACGGCACCTTCAAGTCGGACCGCACCACGCTCGGCTCCGACTGCACGCTCGGGATCGGCGCGCACGTGCACTACGGCGTGACGGTGGGCGACGGGGCCGTACTGGCGCCCGATTCCTTCCTCATGAAGGGCGAGGAAGTTCCTGCGAGGGCGGAATGGGGCGGAAACCCCGCCGCGCCGACGGCGAAGTGA
- a CDS encoding non-ribosomal peptide synthetase, producing the protein MGALVAADREFWSEVLTAGGFTAVPRWAGEPVAGEAEHEQIVPAGTARAVRALAAELEVPPGAVLLAAHAKVLAVLSGEPDVVTGHVPGPDSGPLPCRLAVAPSSWRRLVLDAHRVAGDLLAHRDFPVDDLRRELGLSGPPYEAVFDPADTGSGALPAEAVLRVAFGEPDGLLTARLRYRTDALDAGAAARICGYHLTALRLMAADVDAEHTRQSVLSPEERRDQLEGLAGPHRELPSARAHELFEERVRAHPDAVAAVHGERSWTYGELNARANRLARALLARGLRREDVVAVVTERNLDWLAAVLAVFKAGGAYLPIEPHFPAGRIEATLARAGCRLVLTEPGSSGTLDEARAALPTGTEKLLIETAYAEQHADGDLQVEVSPDQLAYIYFTSGSTGEPKGAMCEHAGMLNHLYAKIDDLGIGPGRVVAQTAPQCFDISLWQLLAGLLVGGRTLLVEQDAVVDVERFLDTLVRGRVAVAQVVPSYLEVVASYLERHPRELPDLACVSVTGEALKRELVQRWFALQPGIGLVNAYGLTETSDDTNHEVMDTVPERVLLGRPVNNVRVYVVDENLAPVPLGAPGLIAFSGVCVGRGYVNDPERTREAYREDPHRPGERLYLAGDWGRWHPGGKLEFLGRRDSQVKIRGFRIEIGEIENTLLRVPGVRDGAVVVAELAGRSTHLIAFHTGRRLQPEELREALGAALPAYMVPSAFHWQDALPLTGNGKIDRKALTALAERSAPAAEQAGSGEPEDAPRTPTERRLAAAWAELLGLPGRTIGRRDHFFDLGGTSLSAVKLTIALNREVSLKDITRHPVLAELAACLDGTARQRPGLLQPLSADATSLACALVCFPHAGGNAVNFQPMAGALSASGVAVLAVDLPGHDPAAGEEPFAPLEQVVERVATEIADRGLKQVMLWGHSSGTAPALLAAQRLSSLGVEVTRVFLGAQLLGTAAERRAAAAELTGSGDAEIAARIGADGGYPELGELNAEHAERVGAAYRHDCVAAHRCFADALDTPPAVRLAAPVTVVVADDDPSTAGFRDHWRDWELLADQVELRELTDGGHYFPRTRPAVAAAAVLDAAGLLASS; encoded by the coding sequence ATGGGAGCGCTCGTGGCAGCGGACAGGGAGTTCTGGAGCGAGGTGCTGACCGCCGGCGGCTTCACCGCTGTTCCGCGGTGGGCAGGCGAGCCGGTGGCCGGTGAGGCCGAGCACGAGCAGATCGTGCCGGCCGGGACGGCGCGGGCTGTACGCGCCCTGGCGGCCGAGCTGGAGGTGCCGCCCGGCGCGGTCCTGCTGGCCGCGCACGCCAAGGTGCTGGCCGTGCTGTCCGGTGAGCCGGACGTGGTGACGGGCCATGTCCCGGGCCCGGACTCCGGCCCGCTGCCCTGCCGGCTGGCCGTCGCGCCGTCGTCCTGGCGCCGGCTGGTGCTCGACGCCCACCGCGTCGCGGGGGACCTGCTCGCGCACCGGGACTTTCCCGTGGACGACCTGCGCCGGGAGCTGGGGCTCTCCGGACCGCCGTACGAGGCCGTCTTCGACCCTGCGGACACCGGGAGCGGCGCCCTGCCCGCCGAGGCGGTGCTGCGGGTGGCGTTCGGCGAGCCGGACGGACTGCTGACGGCACGACTGCGGTACCGCACGGACGCGCTGGACGCCGGCGCCGCGGCCAGGATCTGCGGCTACCACCTGACCGCGCTGCGTCTGATGGCCGCCGACGTGGACGCCGAGCACACCCGGCAGAGCGTGCTGTCGCCCGAGGAAAGGCGCGACCAGCTGGAGGGGCTGGCCGGGCCGCACCGGGAACTGCCGTCCGCGCGGGCGCACGAACTCTTCGAGGAGCGGGTACGGGCCCACCCCGATGCGGTGGCCGCGGTGCACGGCGAGCGGTCGTGGACGTACGGGGAACTGAACGCCCGGGCCAACCGGCTGGCCCGGGCCCTGCTGGCGCGCGGTCTGCGCCGGGAGGACGTGGTGGCCGTGGTCACCGAACGCAATCTCGACTGGCTGGCGGCGGTACTGGCGGTGTTCAAGGCCGGCGGTGCCTACCTGCCGATCGAGCCGCACTTCCCGGCCGGGCGGATCGAGGCGACGCTCGCCCGGGCCGGCTGCCGGCTGGTGCTGACCGAGCCGGGCAGCAGCGGCACCCTGGACGAGGCGCGGGCCGCGCTGCCGACGGGGACCGAGAAGCTGCTGATCGAGACGGCGTACGCGGAACAGCACGCCGACGGCGACCTCCAAGTGGAGGTCTCCCCCGACCAGTTGGCGTACATCTACTTCACCTCCGGCTCCACCGGTGAGCCCAAGGGAGCGATGTGCGAGCACGCGGGCATGCTCAACCACCTGTACGCCAAGATCGACGACCTGGGGATCGGCCCCGGGCGGGTGGTGGCGCAGACGGCTCCGCAGTGTTTCGACATCTCGCTGTGGCAGTTGCTGGCCGGGCTCCTGGTGGGCGGGCGGACCCTGCTGGTCGAGCAGGACGCCGTCGTGGACGTGGAGCGATTCCTCGACACGCTCGTGCGCGGCCGGGTCGCCGTGGCGCAGGTCGTGCCCTCCTATCTGGAGGTGGTGGCCTCGTACCTGGAACGCCACCCCCGCGAACTGCCCGACCTGGCCTGCGTGTCGGTGACCGGCGAGGCGCTGAAGCGGGAGCTCGTCCAGCGCTGGTTCGCCCTCCAGCCCGGCATCGGGCTGGTCAACGCCTATGGACTCACCGAGACTTCGGACGACACCAACCACGAGGTCATGGACACGGTGCCGGAACGGGTGCTGCTGGGACGCCCGGTCAACAACGTGCGCGTCTACGTCGTCGACGAGAACCTCGCACCGGTGCCGCTCGGCGCGCCCGGACTGATCGCCTTCTCCGGCGTGTGTGTGGGACGCGGATACGTCAACGATCCCGAGCGGACCCGTGAGGCCTACCGTGAGGACCCGCACCGGCCGGGCGAGCGGCTGTATCTGGCGGGCGACTGGGGCCGCTGGCACCCCGGTGGGAAGCTGGAGTTCCTCGGCCGCCGGGACAGTCAGGTCAAGATCCGCGGGTTCCGCATCGAGATCGGGGAGATCGAGAACACCCTGCTGCGCGTTCCCGGAGTCCGGGACGGCGCGGTGGTCGTCGCCGAACTCGCGGGCCGCAGCACGCATCTGATCGCCTTCCACACCGGCCGGCGGCTTCAGCCGGAGGAGTTGCGCGAGGCGCTCGGTGCCGCGCTGCCCGCGTACATGGTCCCGTCGGCCTTCCACTGGCAGGACGCGCTGCCGCTGACCGGCAACGGGAAGATCGACCGCAAGGCGCTGACGGCGCTGGCCGAACGCAGCGCGCCCGCGGCGGAACAGGCCGGTTCCGGGGAGCCCGAGGACGCCCCGCGCACCCCGACCGAGCGGCGGCTGGCGGCCGCGTGGGCGGAACTGCTGGGCCTGCCCGGGCGGACGATCGGCCGGCGGGACCACTTCTTCGACCTCGGCGGAACCTCCCTGTCGGCGGTGAAGCTCACCATCGCCCTGAACCGCGAGGTGTCCCTCAAGGACATCACCCGCCATCCGGTGCTCGCCGAACTCGCCGCGTGCCTCGACGGCACGGCCCGGCAGCGGCCGGGACTGCTCCAGCCGCTGTCGGCGGACGCGACCTCCCTCGCGTGCGCGCTGGTGTGCTTCCCCCACGCGGGCGGCAACGCGGTCAACTTCCAGCCGATGGCGGGCGCCCTGTCCGCAAGCGGCGTCGCCGTCCTCGCGGTGGACCTGCCCGGTCACGACCCGGCCGCCGGCGAGGAGCCGTTCGCACCGCTGGAACAGGTGGTGGAGCGGGTCGCCACGGAGATCGCCGATCGCGGCCTGAAGCAGGTCATGCTGTGGGGCCACTCCTCCGGCACCGCGCCCGCCCTGCTGGCCGCCCAGCGGCTCTCCTCTCTCGGGGTCGAGGTGACACGGGTGTTCCTCGGCGCCCAGTTGCTCGGCACCGCCGCCGAACGACGCGCCGCCGCAGCCGAGTTGACCGGGAGCGGCGACGCCGAGATCGCCGCCCGGATCGGTGCGGACGGCGGCTACCCGGAACTCGGCGAGCTGAACGCGGAGCACGCCGAACGGGTCGGGGCCGCCTACCGGCACGACTGCGTGGCGGCGCACCGCTGCTTCGCCGACGCCCTGGACACCCCACCCGCGGTGCGACTGGCCGCGCCGGTCACCGTGGTCGTCGCCGACGACGACCCGAGCACCGCGGGCTTCCGGGACCACTGGCGGGACTGGGAGCTGCTGGCCGACCAGGTGGAACTGCGGGAACTCACCGACGGCGGCCACTACTTCCCCCGCACCCGCCCGGCCGTAGCGGCGGCGGCCGTACTGGACGCCGCCGGGCTGCTGGCCTCCTCCTGA
- a CDS encoding MIP/aquaporin family protein: protein MAVEIPPLLRPSRLRSRGGLGGECMAEFLGTLVLIAFGCGSVAMTVAALPGSGRTSGPTTFFLGAADWLVIGWGWAFAVAFGVYVAGGVSGAHINPAVTLAFAVRRRFPWTKVVPYWIAQVAGAFVGAALVYAVYHDAINTFDSVSKPPKTHGHTLATFSIFATFPAPYFHGGYWGPLVDQIVGTAFLVMLIAAVIDLRNTAVKANLGPLVIGFVVAAIGISFGANAGYAINPARDFGPRLFTFFAGWGDLALPGSLAGSFSHYWWIPIVGPLVGGVVGVLVYDLFIGDVLHARAQQAELPEPGRTRPAEEGDT from the coding sequence ATGGCCGTGGAAATCCCGCCCCTGCTGAGACCTTCACGGCTCAGGAGCCGTGGAGGGCTCGGGGGCGAATGCATGGCGGAGTTCCTGGGGACCCTCGTCCTCATCGCCTTCGGTTGCGGTTCGGTGGCGATGACGGTCGCGGCGCTGCCCGGCTCGGGTCGCACGTCGGGGCCCACCACGTTCTTCCTCGGCGCCGCCGACTGGCTGGTGATCGGCTGGGGCTGGGCCTTCGCGGTGGCCTTCGGCGTGTATGTGGCCGGCGGCGTCAGCGGGGCGCACATCAACCCCGCCGTGACGCTGGCGTTCGCGGTGCGCCGCAGGTTCCCCTGGACGAAGGTGGTTCCGTACTGGATCGCGCAGGTGGCGGGCGCCTTCGTCGGGGCCGCGCTGGTGTACGCCGTCTACCACGATGCGATCAACACCTTCGACAGCGTGTCGAAGCCGCCGAAGACGCACGGGCACACCCTCGCCACGTTCTCGATTTTCGCGACCTTCCCGGCGCCCTACTTCCACGGCGGTTACTGGGGGCCCCTCGTGGACCAGATCGTCGGCACCGCCTTCCTGGTCATGCTGATCGCGGCGGTGATCGACCTGCGCAACACGGCTGTGAAGGCCAACCTCGGACCGCTGGTCATCGGCTTCGTGGTGGCCGCCATCGGCATCTCTTTCGGAGCGAACGCCGGGTATGCCATCAACCCGGCCCGCGACTTCGGGCCGCGCCTGTTCACGTTCTTCGCGGGATGGGGAGACCTTGCTCTACCCGGCAGCCTGGCGGGGTCGTTCAGTCACTACTGGTGGATCCCGATCGTCGGGCCGCTGGTCGGCGGGGTCGTCGGTGTCCTCGTCTACGACCTGTTCATCGGCGACGTGCTGCACGCGCGCGCCCAGCAGGCCGAGTTGCCGGAGCCCGGACGCACCCGCCCGGCCGAGGAGGGCGACACGTAG